The Sulfuricurvum sp. genome contains a region encoding:
- a CDS encoding DUF3137 domain-containing protein, whose protein sequence is MKTLSELTDYYYKELYPSIDELEKTRQEIASRLKLYGGMGLALFGLVAIWCTKTFGLLHPMSIAIAIGFIAVGTIIYRSMTQNYAKDFKEKVITPLINAIDSNLLYNPDLMISQTLFERSQLFNHSIDRYRGNDYVKGSIDGVPIEFSDVHAEYQTRDSKGRTQWHTLFRGLFLVAEFNKHFKSRTVLLPDLAEKTFGNLIGGWLQSLNISRDKVIQLDDPEFEKKFVVYGNDPIEARYILSHSMMNRIVEFQKKISYPLFISFVYNHIHVGIGAGKDLFEPAVFTSLLDYKQAMEYINTLRYTIGLVEELKLNEKLWSKE, encoded by the coding sequence ATGAAAACCCTTTCTGAACTCACTGACTACTATTATAAAGAGCTCTATCCCTCGATAGATGAACTTGAAAAAACTCGACAGGAAATTGCTTCCCGTCTCAAATTGTATGGGGGAATGGGGCTAGCACTATTTGGACTAGTGGCAATATGGTGCACTAAAACCTTTGGACTACTTCACCCTATGTCAATCGCTATCGCTATCGGTTTTATTGCTGTAGGAACCATTATATACCGCTCAATGACTCAAAACTATGCCAAAGATTTTAAAGAAAAAGTGATTACCCCTCTCATCAATGCAATCGACTCGAATCTTCTTTATAATCCAGATTTGATGATTTCTCAAACCCTTTTTGAGCGTTCACAACTGTTTAACCACTCTATTGATCGTTACAGAGGAAACGACTATGTCAAAGGATCTATCGATGGTGTACCTATCGAATTTTCTGATGTCCATGCAGAATATCAAACTCGTGATTCAAAAGGACGAACTCAATGGCATACCCTCTTTCGAGGTCTTTTCCTTGTCGCTGAATTTAATAAGCATTTTAAAAGTAGAACCGTACTACTCCCTGATCTTGCTGAAAAAACTTTTGGAAACCTCATAGGGGGATGGCTTCAATCTTTAAATATATCACGCGACAAAGTGATACAGTTGGATGATCCTGAGTTTGAAAAAAAGTTTGTGGTTTACGGCAATGACCCTATTGAAGCACGCTATATTCTCAGCCATTCGATGATGAATCGTATTGTAGAATTTCAAAAAAAAATCTCCTATCCTCTTTTTATTTCGTTTGTCTATAATCATATTCATGTTGGTATCGGTGCGGGAAAAGATTTGTTTGAACCAGCGGTATTTACCTCATTACTTGATTATAAACAAGCCATGGAGTATATCAATACCCTACGATATACAATAGGGTTGGTAGAAGAGTTGAAACTTAATGAGAAATTGTGGAGTAAAGAGTAA
- a CDS encoding YigZ family protein: MVSIGEIFSDSIEIKGSKFISFLIPMSQYEVQMEYLRMHHPKAVHFVSAFRYLNEFDQIVEHAGDDGEPKGTSGKPTLSVLQGHELINVAIITVRYFGGTKLGPGGLVRAYAEAANAAYAQAQLLPYEKLFIQKIECNYSNVSMVEYECTQKNIRILSKVFGEIGAIFEIEGTEYDLNQLIVVLGRCIRRIDV, encoded by the coding sequence ATGGTAAGTATAGGTGAAATATTCTCTGATTCGATTGAGATAAAAGGGTCAAAATTCATTTCGTTTTTGATACCGATGTCACAGTATGAAGTGCAGATGGAATATTTACGTATGCATCATCCCAAAGCAGTCCATTTTGTCAGTGCATTTCGTTATCTAAATGAGTTTGATCAAATTGTGGAACACGCTGGTGATGATGGTGAACCCAAAGGGACATCAGGAAAACCGACATTGAGTGTGTTGCAAGGACATGAGCTAATCAATGTGGCTATTATTACGGTACGCTATTTTGGCGGGACGAAATTAGGACCCGGAGGATTGGTGAGAGCGTATGCGGAAGCGGCAAATGCAGCATATGCACAAGCACAGCTGTTGCCGTATGAAAAACTTTTTATCCAAAAAATTGAATGTAATTACTCCAATGTATCGATGGTCGAATATGAGTGTACCCAAAAAAATATTCGAATACTCTCTAAGGTATTTGGTGAGATAGGAGCTATTTTTGAGATTGAGGGGACGGAGTATGATTTAAATCAACTTATAGTTGTACTTGGAAGATGTATACGAAGGATTGATGTATGA
- the pgaD gene encoding poly-beta-1,6-N-acetyl-D-glucosamine biosynthesis protein PgaD produces the protein METLIINKRRELPKAKRIIWDIITLLLWGGFIYLWKPVFHIFYRIITLGAPAEELADWIYGEIHSVTFEHALYMLIGTPIVLFILSRLNHHQAPSEHLIYHSSDYSEYFNLDDTELEQGVNSQLVTVYHDDHGHIIHLSADIQKNNEG, from the coding sequence ATGGAAACATTGATTATTAATAAACGCCGAGAACTACCTAAAGCTAAACGGATCATATGGGACATCATTACACTTTTACTTTGGGGCGGATTTATTTATTTATGGAAGCCGGTATTTCATATATTTTATCGTATTATTACATTAGGTGCCCCTGCGGAAGAGTTGGCCGATTGGATCTATGGTGAAATTCATAGTGTTACGTTTGAGCATGCGCTCTATATGCTGATTGGAACACCTATTGTATTGTTTATACTCTCTAGGCTAAATCACCATCAAGCTCCAAGTGAACATTTGATTTATCATTCAAGTGATTATTCTGAGTATTTTAATCTAGACGATACAGAGTTGGAGCAGGGTGTAAATAGCCAATTGGTTACAGTATACCATGATGATCATGGGCATATTATCCATTTGTCGGCTGATATTCAAAAAAATAACGAAGGATAA
- a CDS encoding LemA family protein, giving the protein MTVFLSILGVVALIAILIYNSLIGKKNQVDNIFAGVDTVLKKRYDLIPNLVASVERYMEHEKSTLEKVTEYRAQAMKPGISDDQKIALDAKLTSALGAINIAMEAYPDLKANENVMHLMRTLNEIEEQISAARRAYNQSVTDLNNAIEMFPTNIVAGWMNLQRRLLFEITTTERQNVNVHDLFNRS; this is encoded by the coding sequence ATGACTGTTTTTTTAAGTATTCTCGGTGTTGTTGCGTTAATCGCAATTTTAATATACAACTCCCTTATCGGCAAAAAAAATCAAGTTGATAATATTTTTGCCGGAGTCGATACTGTCCTTAAAAAACGGTATGATCTCATCCCTAACCTTGTCGCATCGGTGGAACGGTACATGGAACATGAAAAATCAACGTTAGAGAAAGTGACTGAATACCGTGCTCAGGCGATGAAACCTGGGATTAGTGACGATCAAAAAATCGCTCTTGATGCCAAACTCACCTCTGCCCTCGGTGCGATCAATATCGCGATGGAAGCCTATCCTGATCTTAAAGCCAATGAAAACGTTATGCACTTAATGCGGACGCTTAACGAAATCGAAGAACAAATTTCAGCGGCTCGCCGTGCTTATAACCAATCGGTTACCGATCTCAATAACGCCATCGAGATGTTCCCGACCAATATAGTTGCCGGGTGGATGAATTTGCAACGACGATTACTGTTTGAAATTACAACTACAGAGCGTCAAAATGTCAATGTCCATGATTTATTTAATCGTTCATGA
- the pgaC gene encoding poly-beta-1,6-N-acetyl-D-glucosamine synthase, which yields MTLTIFLHLLWHTVLGFVFYYPLFMSSLWIVGAIFFYFKNEKPLLKYTIPPLRDDESWPGVSILIPCYNEGENAVETITYALNVKYPEFEVIAINDGSKDNTLEILLELAKTNPKLKVVNLAANQGKALGLQAGALVAKYEYLIGIDGDALIDEYCLYWMVKHFIRYPEVAAVTGNPRIRNRTTLLGKIQVGEFSSIVGMIKRAQRSFGRIFTVSGVITGFRKAAVHEVGYWSPDMLTEDIDITWKLQSNGWDVRFEPRALVWILMPETLSGLWKQRLRWAMGGAQVMLKNFKVLFMPRQTHLWGLMVELMLSTLWAYSMVFIFAVWFLSLFFYVGYLMPDHSPILPDQTSVILIGACLVQFGVSKWLDGHYDKGLGKNYFWMIWYPFAYWLLNLFTAVTALPKVLFGKKGRARWVSPDRGAHQQIKKG from the coding sequence ATGACTCTTACAATTTTTTTACATTTATTATGGCATACCGTTTTAGGGTTTGTATTTTATTATCCACTGTTTATGTCAAGTTTATGGATTGTAGGGGCAATCTTTTTTTATTTTAAAAATGAAAAACCTTTGCTCAAATACACAATACCTCCACTAAGAGATGATGAAAGTTGGCCGGGGGTAAGTATTTTGATCCCGTGTTACAATGAAGGAGAAAACGCAGTTGAAACAATTACTTATGCCCTTAATGTAAAATATCCTGAATTTGAAGTTATTGCGATTAATGATGGTAGTAAAGATAATACTTTAGAGATATTGTTAGAGTTGGCAAAAACTAATCCGAAATTGAAAGTGGTCAATTTAGCCGCCAATCAGGGGAAAGCGTTAGGACTTCAAGCAGGTGCACTGGTAGCGAAATATGAGTATTTAATAGGTATTGATGGCGATGCTTTGATAGATGAGTATTGTCTGTATTGGATGGTGAAACATTTTATCCGCTATCCTGAAGTTGCCGCCGTTACGGGAAATCCACGAATACGGAACCGTACTACATTATTAGGGAAGATTCAGGTAGGGGAATTCTCTTCAATCGTCGGTATGATTAAACGTGCACAGCGTAGTTTTGGACGAATTTTTACCGTATCAGGAGTTATTACCGGTTTTAGAAAAGCAGCAGTTCACGAGGTGGGGTATTGGAGCCCCGATATGTTGACCGAAGATATCGATATTACGTGGAAGCTTCAAAGCAATGGTTGGGATGTTCGCTTTGAACCGCGTGCGCTTGTATGGATTTTGATGCCGGAGACATTGAGCGGATTATGGAAACAGCGATTGCGTTGGGCTATGGGTGGTGCTCAAGTAATGTTAAAAAACTTCAAAGTTTTGTTTATGCCAAGACAAACACATCTTTGGGGGCTGATGGTTGAACTCATGCTGAGTACATTATGGGCGTATAGTATGGTATTTATATTTGCCGTTTGGTTTTTAAGTTTATTTTTTTATGTTGGATATTTAATGCCGGATCATTCCCCTATCTTACCGGATCAAACCAGTGTGATTCTCATCGGTGCATGTTTAGTTCAATTTGGTGTGAGTAAATGGTTGGACGGTCATTATGATAAAGGTTTAGGGAAAAATTATTTTTGGATGATTTGGTATCCGTTCGCCTATTGGCTCCTTAATTTATTTACCGCTGTAACCGCTCTTCCAAAAGTACTGTTTGGTAAAAAAGGTCGTGCGAGATGGGTCAGCCCTGATCGTGGTGCACATCAGCAGATTAAAAAGGGCTAA
- the ileS gene encoding isoleucine--tRNA ligase translates to MDYKDTLLLPQTEFPMRGNLINNEPLRYASWIAQDVYSRMKTNRQGAQTFTLHDGPPYANGHTHIGHALNKILKDIVIKYHYFNGKSVRFTPGWDCHGLPIEQQVEKKLGGKQKKEALSTAEVRQLCRAHAQEFIDIQRDEFKKLGVVADWDNPYLTMDSKFEANIYRTLCAVAKKGLLIERSKPVFWSWAERTALAEAEVEYEDKEDYSIYVAFELSDEAKIRAGIEGNAAIVIWTTTPWTLPANTGISLNPDEVYIRTSDGYIVAQKRYEAMIEEGVFSGTVVQKIDAKKFENLYAINPLNGRGSHLVLGEHVLMENGSGCVHTAPGHGEDDYRIGLRYNLEVVMPVDETGCYDNTLVREKLLPNPESFVGMHIFKANEPILELLGNKALKVSKFRHSYPHCWRSHTPLIYRATKQWFISVDGTPEGENKTLREIAQAEVAKTVFYPETGKNRLGSMVENRPDWCISRQRDWGVPIAFFRVKETGEVILDEKVLNYIAMIFEMHSTDAWYSMSIEELLYPGSGYKADELEKVSDILDVWFDSGSTWNAVLKSRNYDAGTYPADLYIEGSDQHRGWFQSSLFLSTAVEHVAPYKALLTHGFTVDEKGEKMSKSKGNVVAPESVLKEYGSEILRLWVAMSDYQGDLKISGNILKQTAEQYRKLRNTFRIMLANLDGLEAIVPYSEMGEIDKWIVSKAKEVFDETHRLFGEYNFVHGMSGLNYFIVNELSGVYIDITKDRMYCDAADSRERKSSQSAMAIIARSMLGLIAPILTYTADEIFENAPLVIRGDATDIFDITYTAIESVESSWDDAVMKVIREKFNEIVDGLKKEKVIKNTLELVISTTSEHAKAMKKADIEEYLVISKWCACELKDILGTFAIEGDTFNIALASKAKCPRCWKYHSVDEETLCERCAQVVA, encoded by the coding sequence ATGGATTATAAAGATACCCTCTTGTTACCACAAACTGAATTTCCGATGCGCGGGAATTTGATTAACAACGAACCACTTCGCTATGCATCATGGATTGCACAAGATGTCTACAGCCGTATGAAAACCAATCGTCAAGGGGCTCAAACCTTTACGCTTCACGATGGTCCACCGTACGCCAACGGTCATACCCATATCGGTCACGCACTGAACAAAATTCTCAAAGATATTGTGATTAAATACCACTATTTTAACGGTAAATCGGTCCGTTTTACCCCAGGGTGGGATTGTCATGGATTGCCGATCGAGCAACAAGTAGAGAAAAAGCTGGGTGGAAAACAGAAAAAAGAGGCTTTAAGTACCGCTGAAGTGCGTCAACTTTGTCGTGCTCATGCGCAGGAATTTATCGATATTCAACGTGATGAGTTTAAAAAATTGGGAGTTGTTGCCGATTGGGATAATCCCTATTTGACAATGGACTCTAAATTTGAGGCAAATATCTATCGTACCCTTTGCGCAGTAGCGAAAAAAGGGTTGTTGATAGAGCGTTCTAAACCGGTATTTTGGAGCTGGGCGGAGCGTACGGCACTCGCAGAAGCAGAAGTGGAGTACGAAGATAAAGAGGATTATTCTATCTACGTCGCGTTTGAACTCTCTGATGAAGCAAAAATACGTGCAGGAATCGAGGGTAATGCCGCCATCGTGATTTGGACAACAACGCCATGGACATTGCCAGCAAATACCGGTATCTCACTCAATCCTGATGAGGTGTATATCCGAACCAGTGATGGGTATATCGTGGCGCAAAAGCGTTATGAGGCAATGATTGAAGAGGGTGTTTTTAGTGGGACGGTTGTTCAAAAAATCGACGCCAAAAAATTTGAAAATCTCTACGCTATCAATCCGCTCAACGGTCGAGGTTCTCATCTAGTACTTGGTGAGCACGTTTTGATGGAGAATGGGTCAGGGTGTGTTCATACTGCACCGGGGCATGGGGAAGATGACTACCGTATCGGGCTTCGTTATAACCTCGAAGTGGTAATGCCTGTCGATGAGACGGGATGTTATGATAATACGCTAGTGCGTGAAAAACTACTTCCGAATCCAGAAAGCTTTGTAGGGATGCATATTTTTAAGGCGAATGAGCCAATCTTGGAGCTGTTGGGTAACAAAGCACTCAAAGTATCGAAATTTCGCCACTCCTATCCTCACTGTTGGCGTTCACATACTCCATTGATTTATCGTGCAACCAAACAATGGTTTATTAGCGTTGATGGAACACCTGAAGGTGAGAACAAGACATTACGAGAAATTGCACAAGCAGAAGTGGCAAAAACAGTATTTTATCCAGAAACGGGAAAAAATCGTTTAGGCTCGATGGTTGAAAATCGCCCTGATTGGTGTATCTCACGTCAGCGTGATTGGGGAGTCCCTATCGCATTTTTCCGTGTCAAAGAGACGGGCGAGGTAATTTTGGATGAGAAAGTTCTCAACTATATCGCGATGATTTTCGAGATGCACAGCACCGATGCGTGGTACTCGATGAGCATCGAAGAGCTTCTTTACCCCGGTTCAGGATATAAAGCGGACGAACTCGAAAAAGTCTCCGATATTCTCGATGTATGGTTTGATAGCGGTTCAACATGGAATGCGGTGCTCAAATCACGAAATTACGATGCGGGAACTTATCCTGCTGATTTGTATATCGAGGGGTCTGATCAGCATCGCGGATGGTTTCAAAGCTCACTTTTCCTCAGTACGGCAGTAGAACATGTTGCTCCCTATAAAGCACTTTTGACCCACGGATTTACCGTCGATGAGAAGGGTGAGAAGATGTCAAAATCCAAAGGGAACGTTGTCGCTCCCGAATCGGTTTTGAAAGAGTATGGTTCAGAAATTTTACGTCTATGGGTAGCGATGAGCGATTACCAAGGGGATTTGAAAATTTCGGGCAATATCCTCAAACAAACGGCGGAACAGTACCGAAAGCTTCGTAATACTTTTCGTATTATGCTCGCGAATCTCGATGGGCTCGAAGCAATCGTCCCCTACAGTGAAATGGGTGAGATTGATAAGTGGATTGTCTCTAAAGCTAAAGAGGTGTTTGATGAAACCCATCGTCTTTTCGGAGAATACAATTTCGTACACGGGATGAGCGGATTAAACTATTTCATCGTGAATGAACTCAGCGGTGTTTATATCGATATTACCAAAGATCGTATGTATTGTGATGCGGCAGATTCACGCGAACGTAAATCTTCTCAGAGTGCGATGGCAATCATTGCCCGCTCGATGTTAGGCCTTATCGCTCCGATATTGACCTATACGGCGGATGAGATTTTTGAAAACGCGCCATTGGTTATTCGTGGAGACGCAACCGATATTTTTGATATCACTTATACGGCTATCGAATCGGTTGAGAGCAGTTGGGATGATGCAGTGATGAAAGTGATTCGTGAGAAATTTAACGAAATCGTGGATGGGTTGAAAAAAGAAAAAGTAATCAAAAATACCCTTGAACTTGTTATTTCAACCACCTCTGAGCATGCCAAAGCGATGAAAAAAGCCGATATCGAAGAGTATTTAGTTATCTCCAAATGGTGTGCGTGTGAACTCAAAGATATTTTAGGGACGTTTGCGATAGAGGGGGATACATTTAATATCGCTCTCGCATCCAAAGCAAAATGTCCTCGTTGTTGGAAATATCACAGTGTTGATGAAGAGACGTTATGTGAACGTTGTGCGCAGGTTGTAGCCTAA
- a CDS encoding CinA family protein, with the protein MRRDVLFVGNRLILNEPFERYVVRSIKEKLSAIDSISYFEESDKGLFLHLEQLLKIESKLVIITTKSTFTIIGKLLSTVTADNQVLKDNMLIPSRASILENGSYLLTHHSSEINVLLAHEGKTLPPVLIDDESKSGWIHVFNEELSSVSALLEPLAQNFDVKLELSELVEGWVKVKITARKHGNMAQFIASAKGLLHHKVIAASNIAAYIIEKLSKHEKKISFAESCSGGSLAYFFTSQNGASSVYEGSLITYDNILKANWLAVEEESLETHGAVSADVVNQMSEGALNVSYAAFALAISGIAGPTGGSETKPVGTVYISARSQNSVHTERFAFEGDRNYIQEQSVLMAVKMLLNIDRELFFS; encoded by the coding sequence ATGAGACGTGATGTACTTTTTGTCGGCAATAGATTAATTTTAAATGAACCCTTCGAGCGTTATGTCGTGAGAAGCATCAAAGAAAAGCTCTCCGCCATTGACTCTATAAGCTATTTTGAAGAGTCCGATAAAGGATTATTTCTCCACCTTGAACAGCTCTTAAAAATCGAATCCAAATTAGTAATTATTACTACTAAAAGTACCTTTACTATCATTGGAAAATTGCTCAGTACCGTTACGGCAGACAACCAAGTCTTAAAAGATAATATGCTTATCCCCTCCCGTGCCAGTATTTTGGAAAATGGAAGTTATCTCTTGACACACCATTCTTCTGAGATCAATGTTCTGCTTGCTCATGAGGGGAAAACACTCCCTCCAGTACTCATTGATGATGAGAGTAAAAGCGGATGGATACATGTCTTTAATGAAGAGCTCTCCAGTGTATCGGCACTCCTCGAACCGCTTGCTCAAAATTTTGATGTCAAACTCGAATTATCAGAACTAGTAGAAGGATGGGTAAAGGTAAAAATCACAGCTCGTAAACATGGGAATATGGCACAATTTATCGCCTCTGCCAAAGGTCTACTTCACCATAAAGTGATAGCCGCATCCAACATTGCCGCTTATATCATCGAAAAACTCTCCAAACATGAGAAAAAAATCTCGTTTGCTGAGAGTTGCAGCGGAGGTTCTCTCGCTTACTTCTTTACTTCTCAAAACGGAGCTTCCTCTGTATATGAAGGCTCTCTTATCACCTATGATAATATCCTCAAAGCCAACTGGCTTGCGGTTGAAGAAGAATCGCTTGAAACCCATGGTGCTGTAAGTGCCGATGTTGTTAACCAAATGTCTGAGGGGGCACTTAACGTCAGTTATGCTGCGTTTGCTCTCGCTATCAGCGGTATCGCAGGTCCAACAGGTGGGAGCGAAACCAAACCGGTCGGAACCGTCTATATTAGCGCACGTTCACAAAACAGTGTCCATACTGAACGTTTTGCTTTTGAAGGAGATCGTAACTATATCCAAGAACAAAGTGTTCTTATGGCAGTCAAAATGTTACTCAATATTGATAGAGAGCTATTTTTTAGTTAA